A single window of Periophthalmus magnuspinnatus isolate fPerMag1 chromosome 9, fPerMag1.2.pri, whole genome shotgun sequence DNA harbors:
- the LOC117375910 gene encoding RNA-binding protein EWS-like isoform X1, with protein sequence MASAPDYSSYNQAGAQQGYASYNAQPSQSYGQSAQQAYGQQQGYSSYGQPTAADSSYSQATPAAGGYAQQQQQQPQQYGSSYGQAASTGYPAAQSTTAHGYSQSAQGYGASGYDNTSAAPAATQSYGSQSGYSAQSTYQGYGQQAATAAQQSANGQPANYNQSSYSQPAAYSQQQPGYQAQQSGYGQQQGGYQQPAQQQQAPPAYAQQSTGSYGQPPANQYSQQGGPASYNQGNHYNNYRQDTQGAGSGYAGPDGSRYPGGDGRGPGRDGFDRGGMMHRGRGGRGMGAGDRGGFSKPGGPMGGDGEREMGRPEEQDDSENSTIYIKGLTENATVEEMAEFFKHVGPIRMNRRLGKPAINLYEDKDTGKPKGDATLSYEEPVCAKAAVEYFDGKEFQGRRLNVSMARRKPTMGGMRGGMPMRDGMMGRGGMMGRGDRGGFGPRGGPRGMGRGGPTGGNMQQRAGDWECPNPGCGNQNFAWRMECNQCKAPKPEGLGGGPPFSPGGDRGRGAMGMRGGRGMDRGGPAGGGPSGPGFRGGWGGDRGGFRGRGGMERGGFRGRGGPPMDRMGGRGGRGMGPPGGKMDMREHRQERRDRPY encoded by the exons atggcgtctgctCCAG ATTACAGCTCCTACAACCAGGCCGGTGCTCAGCAGGG GTATGCCTCCTACAATGCGCAGCCCTCACAAAGTTATGGACAGTCTGCCCAG CAGGCCTATGGGCAGCAGCAGGGCTACAGCTCCTATGGTCAACCCACTGCAGCAGACAGCAGCTACAGTCAGGCCACTCCAGCAGCCGGAGGCTatgctcagcagcagcagcagcaacctCAGCAGTATGGTTCTTCCTATGGACAAGCTGCTTCGA CGGGATACCCTGCAGCTCAGTCCACCACAGCCCATGGCTACTCCCAGTCTGCCCAGGGTTATGGCGCCAGTGGATATGACAACACTTCTGCTGCTCCAGCTGCTACTCAGTCATATGGTTCTCAGTCTGGTTACTCTGCCCAGTCCACCTACCAGGGCTATGGTCAGCAAGCTGCCACCGCTGCTCAGCAAAG CGCCAATGGCCAACCTGCCAACTACAACCAGAGCAGTTACTCTCAACCAGCGGCGTACAGCCAACAACAGCCTGGCTATCAGGCCCAACAGTCGGGCTATGGGCAGCAACAAGGAGGCTATCAGCAGCCAGCCCAACAGCAGCAGGCTCCTCCTGCTTATGCCCAACAGAGCACGGGCTCCTATGGCCAGCCTCCAGCAAACCAGTACAGCCAACAGGGAGGCCCGGCCAGCTACAACCAGGGCAACCACTATA ACAATTACCGGCAGGACACACAGGGTGCAGGCTCTGGTTATGCGGGGCCCGATGGTTCCAGGTACCCAGGAGGTGATGGCAGGGGCCCGGGCAGGGATGGTTTTGACCGTGGAGGGATGATGCACAGAGGGCGTGGAGGCCGAGGCATGGG CGCTGGAGACAGAGGTGGCTTCAGTAAGCCTGGTG GACCCATGGGCGGCGATGGAGAGCGTGAGATGG GTCGTCCTGAGGAGCAGGATGACTCTGAGAACAGCACCATCTATATCAAAGGACTGACTGAGAATGCCACTGTTGAGGAGATGGCAGAGTTCTTCAAACACgttgggccaatcaga ATGAACCGTCGACTTGGAAAGCCTGCTATTAATCTATATGAAGACAAAGACACTGGGAAGCCCAAAGGAGATGCCACTCTGTCCTATGAGGAGCCAGTCTGTGCTAAGGCGGCTGTGGAGTACTTCGATG GAAAAGAGTTTCAGGGTAGGAGACTGAATGTGTCAATGGCCCGCCGTAAGCCTACCATGGGAGGGATGAGGGGAGGAATGCCCATGCGAGATGGGATGATGGGCCGAGGAG GTATGATGGGTCGTGGAGACAGGGGGGGGTTTGGCCCACGAGGAGGACCACGTGGAATGGGGCGAGGTGGACCAACCGGGGGCAACATGCAACAGAGGGCTGGGGACTGGGAGTGTCCAAACCC GGGTTGCGGAAACCAGAACTTTGCCTGGCGCATGGAATGCAACCAGTGCAAGGCTCCTAAACCAGAAGGCCTTGGTGGAGGTCCTCCATTTTCCCCTGGTGgtgacagaggcagaggagcaatGGGTATGCGTGGAGGAAGGGGCATGGATCGTGGGGGCCCAGCCGGAGGAGGACCGAGTGGCCCAGGCTTCCGTGGAGGCTGGGGGGGAGATCGTGGAGGCTTCAGGGGTAGAGGGGGAATGGAGCGGGGAGGTTTCAGGGGCCGCGGGGGACCACCCATGGACCGGATGGGTGGCCGTGGAGGCCGGGGAATGGGTCCACCTGGAGGCAAGATGGACATGAG GGAGCACCGTCAGGAGCGCAGGGATCGGCCCTACTGA
- the LOC117375910 gene encoding RNA-binding protein EWS-like isoform X2, whose product MSAALRCRFVQSPANDHSKMASAPDYSSYNQAGAQQGYASYNAQPSQSYGQSAQQAYGQQQGYSSYGQPTAADSSYSQATPAAGGYAQQQQQQPQQYGSSYGQAASTGYPAAQSTTAHGYSQSAQGYGASGYDNTSAAPAATQSYGSQSGYSAQSTYQGYGQQAATAAQQSYSANGQPANYNQSSYSQPAAYSQQQPGYQAQQSGYGQQQGGYQQPAQQQQAPPAYAQQSTGSYGQPPANQYSQQGGPASYNQGNHYNNYRQDTQGAGSGYAGPDGSRYPGGDGRGPGRDGFDRGGMMHRGRGGRGMGAGDRGGFSKPGGPMGGDGEREMGRPEEQDDSENSTIYIKGLTENATVEEMAEFFKHVGPIRMNRRLGKPAINLYEDKDTGKPKGDATLSYEEPVCAKAAVEYFDGKEFQGRRLNVSMARRKPTMGGMRGGMPMRDGMMGRGGMMGRGDRGGFGPRGGPRGMGRGGPTGGNMQQRAGDWECPNPGCGNQNFAWRMECNQCKAPKPEGLGGGPPFSPGGDRGRGAMGMRGGRGMDRGGPAGGGPSGPGFRGGWGGDRGGFRGRGGMERGGFRGRGGPPMDRMGGRGGRGMGPPGGKMDMREHRQERRDRPY is encoded by the exons ATGAGTGCAGCGCTGCGTTGCCGCTTTGTTCAGTCTCCTGCAAACGACcacagcaaaatggcgtctgctCCAG ATTACAGCTCCTACAACCAGGCCGGTGCTCAGCAGGG GTATGCCTCCTACAATGCGCAGCCCTCACAAAGTTATGGACAGTCTGCCCAG CAGGCCTATGGGCAGCAGCAGGGCTACAGCTCCTATGGTCAACCCACTGCAGCAGACAGCAGCTACAGTCAGGCCACTCCAGCAGCCGGAGGCTatgctcagcagcagcagcagcaacctCAGCAGTATGGTTCTTCCTATGGACAAGCTGCTTCGA CGGGATACCCTGCAGCTCAGTCCACCACAGCCCATGGCTACTCCCAGTCTGCCCAGGGTTATGGCGCCAGTGGATATGACAACACTTCTGCTGCTCCAGCTGCTACTCAGTCATATGGTTCTCAGTCTGGTTACTCTGCCCAGTCCACCTACCAGGGCTATGGTCAGCAAGCTGCCACCGCTGCTCAGCAAAG TTACAGCGCCAATGGCCAACCTGCCAACTACAACCAGAGCAGTTACTCTCAACCAGCGGCGTACAGCCAACAACAGCCTGGCTATCAGGCCCAACAGTCGGGCTATGGGCAGCAACAAGGAGGCTATCAGCAGCCAGCCCAACAGCAGCAGGCTCCTCCTGCTTATGCCCAACAGAGCACGGGCTCCTATGGCCAGCCTCCAGCAAACCAGTACAGCCAACAGGGAGGCCCGGCCAGCTACAACCAGGGCAACCACTATA ACAATTACCGGCAGGACACACAGGGTGCAGGCTCTGGTTATGCGGGGCCCGATGGTTCCAGGTACCCAGGAGGTGATGGCAGGGGCCCGGGCAGGGATGGTTTTGACCGTGGAGGGATGATGCACAGAGGGCGTGGAGGCCGAGGCATGGG CGCTGGAGACAGAGGTGGCTTCAGTAAGCCTGGTG GACCCATGGGCGGCGATGGAGAGCGTGAGATGG GTCGTCCTGAGGAGCAGGATGACTCTGAGAACAGCACCATCTATATCAAAGGACTGACTGAGAATGCCACTGTTGAGGAGATGGCAGAGTTCTTCAAACACgttgggccaatcaga ATGAACCGTCGACTTGGAAAGCCTGCTATTAATCTATATGAAGACAAAGACACTGGGAAGCCCAAAGGAGATGCCACTCTGTCCTATGAGGAGCCAGTCTGTGCTAAGGCGGCTGTGGAGTACTTCGATG GAAAAGAGTTTCAGGGTAGGAGACTGAATGTGTCAATGGCCCGCCGTAAGCCTACCATGGGAGGGATGAGGGGAGGAATGCCCATGCGAGATGGGATGATGGGCCGAGGAG GTATGATGGGTCGTGGAGACAGGGGGGGGTTTGGCCCACGAGGAGGACCACGTGGAATGGGGCGAGGTGGACCAACCGGGGGCAACATGCAACAGAGGGCTGGGGACTGGGAGTGTCCAAACCC GGGTTGCGGAAACCAGAACTTTGCCTGGCGCATGGAATGCAACCAGTGCAAGGCTCCTAAACCAGAAGGCCTTGGTGGAGGTCCTCCATTTTCCCCTGGTGgtgacagaggcagaggagcaatGGGTATGCGTGGAGGAAGGGGCATGGATCGTGGGGGCCCAGCCGGAGGAGGACCGAGTGGCCCAGGCTTCCGTGGAGGCTGGGGGGGAGATCGTGGAGGCTTCAGGGGTAGAGGGGGAATGGAGCGGGGAGGTTTCAGGGGCCGCGGGGGACCACCCATGGACCGGATGGGTGGCCGTGGAGGCCGGGGAATGGGTCCACCTGGAGGCAAGATGGACATGAG GGAGCACCGTCAGGAGCGCAGGGATCGGCCCTACTGA